Proteins from one Pyrococcus kukulkanii genomic window:
- a CDS encoding aminopeptidase, producing the protein MEFLEINPELYKACEIALKQCLGVKEGESVLIIADEPERKIGYSLWMKAKELNTEAVYIEIIPRKMHGEEPPKPVAEAMKVADVVIAPTSKSITHTLAKKEACERGARVATLPGITEEIFIRTMNADYEEILALTNKIADILDNGSTVQITTSLGTDLEFSIEGRKAMRSTGVYRNPGECGNLPGAEAYIAPVEGTANGTVVIDGSMAGIGVLKNPIKLIVQDGFVEKIEGGDEAKKLEEILSRYGKEARNIAEFGIGTNPKARISGNILEDEKVFGTVHIALGSNYDFGGKVKAPIHLDGIIKKPTVLIDGKYLFRDGNLVI; encoded by the coding sequence ATGGAGTTTCTTGAAATTAATCCGGAGCTGTACAAAGCATGTGAGATTGCATTAAAGCAGTGCCTAGGTGTTAAAGAGGGAGAGTCAGTCCTTATAATCGCAGATGAACCAGAGCGCAAAATAGGGTACAGCCTCTGGATGAAAGCCAAGGAATTAAACACTGAAGCCGTTTACATAGAGATTATTCCACGGAAAATGCATGGAGAAGAACCTCCCAAACCAGTTGCTGAAGCTATGAAAGTAGCAGATGTCGTAATAGCTCCAACTTCAAAATCTATAACCCACACGTTAGCGAAAAAAGAAGCATGTGAAAGAGGAGCAAGAGTAGCTACGCTCCCAGGTATCACGGAAGAAATATTTATTAGGACAATGAACGCTGACTACGAGGAAATATTAGCCCTTACAAACAAAATAGCCGATATTCTGGATAATGGAAGCACAGTCCAAATTACAACTTCACTTGGCACGGACTTGGAATTCTCAATAGAGGGCAGAAAAGCCATGAGAAGCACAGGAGTTTATAGGAACCCTGGTGAGTGTGGTAACCTTCCTGGAGCTGAAGCGTACATAGCACCTGTCGAAGGAACGGCAAATGGGACTGTTGTCATTGACGGCTCTATGGCAGGAATTGGAGTTCTAAAAAATCCCATTAAGCTTATCGTTCAGGATGGTTTTGTTGAAAAAATTGAAGGAGGTGATGAAGCAAAGAAGTTAGAGGAGATTTTGTCTAGGTATGGGAAGGAAGCAAGAAATATAGCAGAGTTTGGAATAGGAACTAATCCAAAGGCAAGAATTAGTGGAAACATTTTAGAAGATGAAAAAGTTTTTGGAACGGTCCATATTGCCCTAGGAAGCAACTACGACTTTGGTGGGAAAGTAAAAGCCCCCATCCATCTGGATGGGATTATTAAAAAGCCAACTGTGTTAATTGATGGAAAATATTTGTTTAGAGATGGAAATTTGGTAATTTGA
- a CDS encoding AroM family protein: MRVGFVTIGQSPRVDVVPEIKPYLGAGVEIIECGALDDLTLEEIKKLAPKEGDYVLVTRLRDGTQVRLSREKIIKRLQECIKKLEERVDVIGVLCTGEFPELTSRKLLVEPSLLLLKTVEALNVSNLGVIVPDPDQVEITKRKWEGVAKSIKVRSVSPYVGKEDEFIRAAQELKECDLIVMDCIGYKLSFKEIVKEITKKPVVLPRTLMARVIGELLEG, encoded by the coding sequence ATGAGAGTAGGCTTTGTAACGATAGGTCAATCTCCTAGAGTAGACGTAGTTCCCGAAATAAAGCCGTACTTGGGAGCAGGAGTTGAGATTATCGAGTGTGGAGCCTTAGATGACCTAACGCTTGAAGAAATCAAAAAATTAGCTCCAAAAGAAGGTGATTATGTTTTAGTAACCAGACTCAGGGATGGTACTCAAGTTAGACTCAGCAGGGAAAAAATCATTAAGAGACTCCAAGAGTGCATTAAAAAGCTAGAAGAAAGAGTTGATGTCATTGGAGTGCTTTGTACTGGAGAGTTTCCAGAATTAACCTCTAGGAAATTACTTGTCGAACCCTCTTTACTTCTTTTAAAAACAGTAGAAGCTCTAAACGTCTCAAATCTTGGAGTTATAGTTCCAGATCCAGACCAGGTAGAAATAACAAAAAGAAAGTGGGAAGGAGTTGCTAAAAGTATCAAAGTTCGAAGTGTTTCTCCGTACGTTGGGAAGGAAGATGAGTTCATAAGAGCTGCTCAAGAGCTGAAAGAATGTGATCTCATTGTGATGGATTGCATCGGATACAAGCTATCTTTTAAGGAAATCGTGAAAGAAATCACAAAAAAGCCTGTTGTTTTGCCTAGAACTCTGATGGCAAGAGTTATTGGAGAACTTTTGGAGGGATAG
- a CDS encoding DUF1177 domain-containing protein, producing MMKQVIEAYELLDSAYVTGEKVAEVLRERGLENVEVKRIEGEKGSTDFIKIIVPGKNGKLSGGDAPTLGIIGRLGGIGARPEMIGLVSDADGAITAIAVALKLADMRRNGDILDGDVIIATHICPNAPTQPHDPVPFMGSPVDMATMNKYEVDPRMDAILSVDTTKGNRIINVRGFAITPTVKEGWILRVSDDLLDIMQYVTGRMPAVVPITMQDITPYGNGVYHINSILQPATATDAPVVGVAITAEVPVPGCATGASHVVDIEQAARFCIEVAKGFGRGKVKFYDEEEFKRLVELYGSMKHLQTLGRK from the coding sequence ATGATGAAACAAGTTATAGAAGCCTATGAATTGTTAGACAGCGCATATGTTACAGGAGAAAAAGTTGCAGAGGTTCTTAGAGAAAGGGGACTAGAAAACGTTGAAGTCAAAAGGATAGAAGGCGAAAAAGGATCTACTGATTTCATCAAGATTATAGTGCCCGGAAAGAATGGAAAGCTTTCCGGTGGAGATGCTCCAACACTTGGTATCATTGGAAGACTAGGAGGAATAGGTGCCAGGCCAGAGATGATAGGCCTGGTTTCTGACGCTGACGGGGCAATAACTGCAATAGCAGTTGCCTTAAAACTAGCTGATATGAGAAGAAATGGAGACATTCTAGACGGTGATGTAATAATTGCCACTCACATTTGTCCGAATGCTCCAACACAGCCTCACGACCCCGTTCCCTTTATGGGTTCTCCAGTAGATATGGCTACCATGAACAAGTATGAAGTTGATCCAAGGATGGATGCAATCCTTTCCGTAGATACAACGAAGGGAAATAGAATCATAAATGTCAGGGGCTTTGCTATAACTCCAACTGTAAAAGAAGGATGGATATTAAGAGTAAGTGACGATTTACTTGACATAATGCAGTACGTAACTGGAAGAATGCCTGCTGTAGTCCCAATTACAATGCAAGACATAACACCATATGGAAACGGAGTTTATCACATAAACAGCATCCTACAGCCAGCAACCGCGACAGATGCACCCGTAGTTGGAGTCGCCATAACTGCCGAGGTTCCAGTTCCAGGATGTGCAACAGGAGCTAGCCACGTAGTAGATATTGAGCAGGCCGCTAGATTCTGCATTGAAGTCGCTAAGGGCTTTGGTAGAGGGAAAGTAAAATTCTATGACGAAGAGGAATTCAAACGCCTAGTTGAGCTCTATGGCTCCATGAAACACCTCCAAACTCTTGGGAGGAAGTAA
- a CDS encoding DUF917 domain-containing protein has product MKLKVDEKLAEAAVLGGAFFGGGGGGDLRLGLKHAKLAIELGEVVIVDVDHVPKDKYIATASMVGAPAAKEGYLLPVHAIKSTELFMDVAKVPLGGLISSENGGYSTINGWIQSAVLEIPIVDAPADGRAHPTGVMGAIGLHKVPDYVSIQTAVGGNKEKGRYVEVIVKGPLEKAARMIREAAVQAGGLVAVTRNPVTPEYVKENAAVGAISQATEVGKIIQENRSDVDQMVEKILGYLGGGDVISKGEVEQVTLETKGGFDIGKVIVKGRNGTRYEVTFWNEFMTIEDSKGKRYGTFPDLIVMIDLQTGLPLTSAEVKRGDNVLLLVVPKEHIILGAGVKDPEVLRQVEEVIGKKIL; this is encoded by the coding sequence ATGAAGTTAAAGGTTGATGAAAAACTCGCCGAGGCTGCTGTTCTTGGTGGCGCTTTCTTTGGAGGGGGAGGAGGGGGAGATTTAAGACTTGGATTAAAGCATGCAAAACTCGCTATTGAACTTGGTGAAGTTGTAATAGTAGATGTTGATCATGTACCCAAAGACAAGTATATAGCCACAGCCTCCATGGTAGGAGCCCCTGCTGCTAAAGAAGGGTATCTTCTACCTGTCCACGCGATAAAATCTACAGAGCTCTTTATGGATGTTGCCAAGGTTCCTCTGGGAGGTCTAATATCATCCGAAAACGGAGGGTACTCAACAATAAACGGGTGGATTCAGTCTGCCGTTCTAGAAATTCCAATTGTAGATGCTCCTGCAGATGGCAGGGCTCATCCCACTGGTGTCATGGGTGCCATTGGACTACATAAAGTTCCTGACTATGTTTCAATCCAGACTGCAGTCGGAGGAAACAAAGAAAAAGGGAGGTATGTGGAAGTCATTGTAAAAGGCCCTTTAGAAAAAGCGGCAAGAATGATTAGAGAAGCAGCAGTTCAGGCCGGAGGATTAGTAGCAGTAACAAGAAATCCTGTAACACCAGAGTACGTAAAGGAAAATGCCGCAGTAGGAGCTATTTCTCAGGCCACAGAAGTTGGTAAGATAATCCAAGAGAACAGGTCAGACGTAGATCAAATGGTAGAAAAGATACTAGGGTACCTCGGTGGCGGAGATGTCATAAGCAAAGGAGAAGTAGAGCAGGTTACACTAGAAACAAAGGGAGGTTTTGATATAGGAAAAGTAATTGTAAAAGGTCGCAATGGCACAAGGTACGAAGTAACATTTTGGAATGAATTTATGACGATAGAGGATTCCAAAGGAAAGAGATATGGAACTTTTCCAGATCTAATAGTCATGATAGATTTGCAAACAGGACTTCCTCTAACGTCTGCAGAGGTAAAACGAGGTGATAATGTTCTCTTGCTCGTAGTGCCCAAAGAGCACATTATCTTAGGTGCTGGAGTCAAGGATCCTGAAGTTTTGAGACAAGTTGAGGAGGTAATTGGAAAGAAGATCTTGTAA
- a CDS encoding aspartate/glutamate racemase family protein, whose translation MEKYTVGLIRVLTIQDEELLNIHGKLIEKAFPELKIVSRCIEEQPKGIYDEKTENEAKPKILRLAKEFEEEGVDAIIISCAADPAVEEARKLVSVPVIGAGSSASALALAYGRKVGVLNLTEETPKVIKEVLGDNLIAEDHPKGVSNTLDLMTEWGRKEAIEAAKRLKEEGVDVIVLGCTGMSTIMIAPVLEKKVGIPVIDPVIAAGAVTLHALRGLDVWGDST comes from the coding sequence ATGGAAAAGTACACCGTTGGACTAATAAGAGTGTTAACAATTCAAGACGAGGAACTCCTAAATATTCATGGAAAGCTAATTGAGAAAGCATTTCCAGAGTTAAAGATAGTTAGTAGATGCATTGAAGAGCAACCAAAGGGGATATATGACGAAAAAACTGAAAACGAAGCAAAACCAAAAATTTTACGATTAGCAAAGGAGTTTGAAGAGGAAGGAGTTGATGCAATAATAATAAGCTGTGCAGCCGATCCAGCCGTTGAAGAAGCTAGGAAATTGGTCTCAGTTCCCGTTATTGGGGCTGGATCCTCTGCCTCTGCATTAGCCCTAGCGTACGGTAGGAAAGTTGGTGTCCTTAACTTGACTGAAGAAACTCCAAAGGTAATAAAGGAAGTTCTTGGTGACAATCTAATTGCCGAAGATCACCCAAAAGGGGTCTCAAACACCCTTGATTTAATGACTGAGTGGGGGCGAAAAGAGGCAATAGAGGCTGCGAAGAGATTGAAAGAAGAAGGTGTTGACGTAATAGTTCTAGGATGTACTGGAATGTCAACAATCATGATTGCTCCTGTTCTTGAAAAGAAAGTTGGTATCCCAGTTATCGATCCCGTAATTGCCGCAGGAGCTGTTACCCTTCATGCTCTTAGGGGACTAGATGTGTGGGGTGACAGTACATGA
- a CDS encoding Lrp/AsnC family transcriptional regulator, which translates to MKTRLSKKDWQIIKLLKENARMSDAEIGRRIGLSKSAVRWRRINLQKSGCLFISAYLRFDKLGYSYAFILIKLKPGASKEQVISFKKKLMDHEYIFEVYEIWGDYDILVGIFGEDTQHLRKNVIEILQEEECIHDYKILVGVRTLKGLEVPFKDALVEQEK; encoded by the coding sequence ATGAAAACAAGATTGTCAAAAAAAGATTGGCAAATTATAAAGCTCTTGAAAGAAAACGCTCGAATGAGTGATGCTGAGATTGGGAGGAGAATTGGCCTCTCAAAATCCGCTGTGAGGTGGAGGAGAATAAACTTGCAGAAGAGTGGGTGTCTCTTTATATCTGCCTACCTAAGATTTGACAAACTTGGGTACAGTTATGCGTTCATATTAATTAAACTGAAGCCAGGAGCATCAAAGGAACAAGTTATATCTTTCAAAAAGAAGCTTATGGATCATGAATACATATTTGAAGTATATGAAATATGGGGAGACTATGATATCCTTGTAGGAATATTTGGAGAGGATACTCAGCATCTGAGAAAAAATGTTATAGAGATACTCCAAGAGGAAGAGTGTATACATGATTATAAAATACTAGTTGGCGTAAGAACTCTAAAAGGGCTTGAAGTGCCCTTCAAAGATGCATTAGTTGAACAAGAAAAATAA
- the bpsA gene encoding N(4)-bis(aminopropyl)spermidine synthase: MKEIVERVKVKTKIPVYERSIENVLSAVLASNDIWRIVDLSEEPLPLVVAILEALNELGYVEFKDGVKLTEKGEDFVAEYGIGKRYDYTCPHCQGKTVDLQAFADLLEQFREIVKGRPEPVHEYDQAYVTPETTVARVILMHTRGDLENKEVFVLGDDDLTSIALMLSGLPKRIAVLDIDERLTKFIEKAADEIGYNDIEIFTFDLRKPLPDYALHKFDTFITDPPETVKAIRAFVGRGIATLKGPRCAGYFGITRRESSLDKWREIQKLLLNEFNVVITDIIRNFNEYVNWGYAEETRAWKLIPIKKLPEYNWYKSYMFRIETLEGSRGYEEEITDEDIYNDEEASTT, translated from the coding sequence ATGAAGGAGATAGTTGAGAGGGTTAAAGTCAAAACAAAGATACCAGTTTACGAGAGGAGCATTGAAAACGTCCTATCTGCAGTTTTAGCGAGCAACGATATATGGAGAATCGTTGATTTAAGTGAGGAACCACTGCCACTGGTTGTTGCAATTCTTGAGGCCCTGAACGAGCTTGGCTACGTTGAATTTAAGGACGGAGTTAAGCTTACCGAGAAGGGAGAAGATTTTGTTGCAGAGTACGGGATAGGGAAGAGGTACGACTACACCTGCCCGCACTGTCAAGGCAAAACAGTGGACCTTCAAGCCTTCGCCGATTTATTGGAGCAGTTCAGGGAGATAGTGAAGGGCAGGCCTGAGCCAGTTCATGAGTACGATCAGGCCTACGTCACCCCGGAGACGACTGTGGCCAGGGTAATTCTCATGCACACTAGAGGTGATTTAGAGAACAAAGAAGTGTTTGTCCTAGGTGATGATGATTTAACAAGCATTGCTCTAATGCTCTCGGGACTTCCAAAGAGGATAGCTGTTTTGGACATAGATGAGAGGTTAACCAAGTTCATAGAGAAGGCCGCCGATGAAATTGGTTACAACGACATTGAGATATTCACGTTCGACCTGAGGAAGCCACTGCCGGATTACGCCTTACATAAGTTCGACACATTCATCACGGATCCCCCAGAAACCGTGAAGGCCATTAGAGCTTTCGTTGGAAGGGGAATTGCAACGCTTAAGGGGCCCAGGTGTGCCGGATACTTCGGGATAACGAGGAGAGAGAGCTCTCTAGACAAGTGGAGGGAGATACAGAAGTTGTTGTTGAATGAATTCAACGTTGTAATAACTGATATAATAAGGAACTTTAATGAGTACGTCAACTGGGGCTATGCCGAAGAGACGAGGGCATGGAAGCTAATTCCAATCAAGAAGTTGCCCGAGTACAACTGGTACAAGAGCTACATGTTCAGGATTGAAACGCTGGAGGGCTCAAGAGGTTACGAAGAAGAGATAACAGATGAGGACATATACAATGACGAGGAAGCATCAACTACTTGA
- a CDS encoding DUF4443 domain-containing protein: MERKRGAYPEYTLEDAIATIFLLRNPLGRKQIAEKLELGEGTVRTLLRKLSNLGIIGSKQRGHFLTEKGEKLKAKINESFLDPVGVSVDGWPAIAIVVRNPPEFKSIELRDEAIKFDAKGAMILTVKNGEVVFPEDLRPLKETYPEIVRKLKDYREGDAIVIAWAETPPKALKAAIHVAVIMKEKELPGELLEVVK; this comes from the coding sequence GTGGAGAGAAAGCGTGGGGCTTATCCTGAGTATACCCTTGAGGATGCCATAGCAACAATATTTCTACTTAGAAATCCCCTTGGCAGGAAGCAGATAGCGGAAAAGCTTGAGCTGGGAGAGGGAACCGTGAGAACCCTACTGAGGAAGCTCTCTAATCTAGGAATAATAGGATCCAAGCAGAGAGGTCACTTCCTAACTGAAAAGGGTGAGAAGCTAAAGGCCAAGATCAATGAAAGCTTCCTTGATCCCGTAGGTGTCTCCGTAGATGGCTGGCCTGCCATCGCCATTGTCGTAAGGAATCCCCCTGAGTTTAAGTCAATAGAGTTGAGGGATGAGGCCATAAAGTTTGATGCAAAGGGTGCGATGATTTTAACTGTCAAAAACGGTGAAGTCGTCTTTCCAGAGGACTTGAGGCCCCTAAAGGAAACGTATCCTGAGATCGTGAGGAAGCTGAAAGACTATAGGGAGGGGGATGCAATAGTGATAGCATGGGCCGAAACCCCACCAAAGGCATTAAAGGCCGCAATACACGTTGCTGTAATAATGAAAGAAAAGGAGCTTCCTGGGGAACTACTGGAGGTGGTTAAGTGA
- the pyrF gene encoding orotidine-5'-phosphate decarboxylase: protein MIVLALDVYERDKALKIAGDVKDYISMVKVNWPLIVGSGLDVIKELKEKTGLKVIADLKLADIPNTNRLIAKRVYEAGADYVIVHSFVGKDSVLAVKELGEVIMIVEMSHPGALEFINPLTDKFIEMANEIKPFGVIAPGTRPERIKYIRERLSREIKILTPGIGAQGGKALEAIKAGADYIIVGRAIYSSENPREAARRIYEEVKGWSSG, encoded by the coding sequence GTGATAGTCCTCGCCTTAGACGTTTATGAGAGGGACAAGGCCCTGAAGATAGCTGGGGATGTTAAAGATTACATTTCAATGGTAAAGGTTAACTGGCCCCTAATAGTAGGGAGTGGTCTTGATGTGATAAAAGAGCTAAAGGAAAAGACGGGGCTAAAGGTAATAGCCGATTTAAAGCTCGCGGACATTCCAAACACTAACAGGCTAATAGCGAAGAGGGTCTACGAGGCGGGAGCGGATTATGTAATAGTTCACTCATTCGTTGGGAAGGACAGCGTTTTAGCTGTTAAGGAGCTTGGAGAGGTGATAATGATAGTCGAGATGAGTCACCCTGGGGCCCTCGAATTCATAAATCCGCTAACGGATAAGTTCATCGAGATGGCTAACGAAATAAAGCCTTTCGGCGTTATAGCCCCAGGAACAAGGCCCGAGAGAATCAAGTACATCCGCGAAAGGCTAAGCAGGGAAATAAAGATCTTAACTCCAGGAATAGGGGCCCAGGGAGGAAAAGCCTTAGAGGCCATAAAAGCCGGTGCGGACTACATAATCGTTGGGAGGGCAATATACTCTTCGGAGAATCCCAGGGAAGCGGCAAGAAGAATTTACGAGGAGGTGAAAGGATGGAGCTCAGGGTGA
- a CDS encoding RNA-binding protein → MELRVKHPLSKKEVKEIIRQLSEMFGEEIASKMLKKKDDVKVAEFDKMTEIIIVNDRPMFIRRKGLIFPLVIALYNLSDEEDLRKWPRRVVVDEGAVPHILNGADVMVPGIVDADENIREGDFVFIVEENYGRPLAIGIALMSGKAMKERDRGKAVKVIHHARDKIWQITAR, encoded by the coding sequence ATGGAGCTCAGGGTGAAGCATCCGCTTAGCAAGAAGGAAGTTAAGGAGATAATAAGACAACTAAGCGAGATGTTTGGGGAGGAGATAGCATCGAAGATGCTCAAGAAAAAGGATGATGTTAAGGTTGCCGAATTTGATAAGATGACCGAGATAATAATCGTAAATGACAGGCCAATGTTCATAAGGAGAAAAGGCCTAATTTTTCCTTTGGTTATAGCCCTTTACAACCTATCAGATGAGGAAGACCTAAGGAAGTGGCCCAGGAGAGTCGTCGTTGATGAAGGAGCGGTTCCCCATATCCTTAACGGAGCTGACGTTATGGTCCCAGGAATAGTTGATGCTGACGAAAACATTAGGGAGGGGGACTTCGTCTTCATAGTGGAGGAGAACTATGGGAGGCCCCTGGCGATAGGAATTGCATTAATGAGCGGAAAGGCAATGAAGGAGAGGGACAGGGGAAAGGCCGTGAAGGTGATACACCACGCGAGGGATAAAATATGGCAGATAACCGCAAGATAA
- a CDS encoding adenylyltransferase/cytidyltransferase family protein, whose protein sequence is MADNRKIRVVVGGVFDILHVGHIHFLKMAKELGDELIVIVAHDETVKKRKGRPPINPAEDRAEVLRAIRYVDDVVIGEPGEVSLEIIKKLKPDIIALGPDQDFSCKDLKERLKREGLNVEVIRLPYLYKADRAKTSKIIQRIIETFCD, encoded by the coding sequence ATGGCAGATAACCGCAAGATAAGGGTGGTAGTCGGTGGGGTCTTCGATATCCTCCACGTCGGCCACATTCACTTTTTAAAGATGGCCAAGGAGCTTGGAGATGAGCTGATAGTTATAGTTGCACATGATGAAACCGTAAAGAAGAGGAAGGGAAGGCCCCCAATAAATCCAGCCGAGGATCGAGCTGAAGTCCTTAGGGCGATAAGGTACGTTGATGATGTTGTAATAGGAGAACCGGGGGAGGTAAGTCTTGAGATCATTAAAAAGCTCAAGCCAGATATAATAGCCCTGGGCCCAGACCAAGACTTCAGCTGCAAAGACTTAAAGGAGAGACTAAAGAGGGAAGGCCTAAACGTTGAGGTGATAAGGCTGCCCTACCTGTACAAGGCGGACAGGGCAAAGACGAGCAAGATAATTCAGAGGATCATTGAGACTTTCTGCGACTGA
- a CDS encoding GNAT family N-acetyltransferase, with the protein MVEVKRAENPLSLKDELVKFVFGIYRSTKGKYPALEWVEKKPSIDDFEGFKKIYEPFLEFRLAKEFDELYVAEDNGIVGTIALVYKLPKEGVWWIPQEIMSPRTGLIEFFMVDERYRGKGLGSQLLEFAIKRLESLEKEAYVVTFPNLDAYNYYKRKGFEEVMKFKEFVVLRFSRRKSQ; encoded by the coding sequence ATGGTGGAAGTGAAGAGAGCAGAGAATCCCCTCAGCCTAAAGGATGAACTTGTGAAGTTCGTATTCGGAATATACAGGAGTACTAAAGGGAAGTATCCGGCGTTGGAGTGGGTTGAGAAAAAGCCGAGCATTGATGATTTTGAAGGTTTTAAGAAAATCTATGAGCCATTCTTGGAGTTCAGGTTAGCTAAGGAGTTTGATGAGTTATACGTTGCTGAAGATAATGGAATAGTCGGTACAATCGCCTTGGTGTACAAACTCCCAAAGGAAGGGGTGTGGTGGATCCCCCAGGAGATAATGAGCCCAAGAACCGGCCTAATAGAGTTCTTCATGGTTGACGAGAGGTACAGGGGAAAGGGCCTTGGAAGCCAACTCTTAGAATTTGCGATAAAAAGACTTGAGAGTCTTGAGAAGGAGGCATACGTTGTGACCTTCCCGAACTTAGATGCGTACAACTACTACAAGAGGAAGGGATTTGAGGAGGTAATGAAGTTCAAGGAATTCGTCGTCCTAAGGTTCAGTCGCAGAAAGTCTCAATGA
- a CDS encoding nitroreductase family protein, protein MEFFELLRKRRSIRRFKDEKIPRKIVELILKAAFLSPSSHNRRPWYFIVIDDREKLDLLSKAKPGANPLASAPLAIAIVGDPEKSDVWLEDCSIVAEHIHLATFAVGLGSVWIQIMNRKSFDGRDAEEYVKEILNVPRNLRVPFIIAIGFPAEEKRPHGEEVEEWWKVFHNEFGVPYGGSEESRESPQPKG, encoded by the coding sequence ATGGAGTTCTTTGAATTGCTGAGAAAAAGGAGAAGCATAAGGAGGTTTAAAGACGAGAAAATCCCCAGGAAAATCGTTGAGTTAATCCTAAAGGCAGCTTTCCTCTCCCCTTCTTCCCACAACAGGAGGCCCTGGTACTTCATCGTTATAGATGACAGGGAGAAGCTAGACCTGTTAAGCAAAGCGAAGCCCGGGGCAAATCCATTGGCGAGTGCTCCCTTGGCTATAGCGATAGTTGGTGATCCAGAGAAGAGCGACGTCTGGCTTGAGGACTGCTCTATAGTTGCGGAGCACATACACCTCGCAACTTTCGCGGTAGGCCTTGGGAGCGTGTGGATTCAGATAATGAACAGGAAGAGCTTCGATGGGAGAGATGCTGAGGAGTACGTTAAAGAGATACTTAACGTTCCCAGGAACCTGAGAGTGCCATTCATAATAGCTATAGGGTTCCCGGCCGAGGAGAAGAGGCCCCACGGAGAGGAAGTTGAGGAGTGGTGGAAGGTGTTCCACAACGAGTTTGGTGTTCCATATGGTGGAAGTGAAGAGAGCAGAGAATCCCCTCAGCCTAAAGGATGA
- a CDS encoding M42 family metallopeptidase, giving the protein MERVVKILKEILEIPSPTGYMKEIMPYLEDYLEGLGVNTYYTKKGALIAGNHPEPKLVVIAHVDTLGAMVKEILPDGHLAFSRIGGLVLPTFEGEYCTIITRKGEKFRGTLLLKNPSAHVNREVGKKERKEENMYIRLDAEVEKKEDTEKLGIRPGDFIAFDPKFEYVNGFVKAHFLDDKASVAVILDLIADLKDELHDIPVAFFFSPYEEVGHGGSAGYPRTTEELLVVDMGVVGEGVYGKETAVSIAAKDSTGPYDYEMTTKLIELAEERKIPYVVDVFPYYGSDGSAALRAGWDFRVALIGPGVHASHGMERTHVKGLLATKELIKAYLEVL; this is encoded by the coding sequence ATGGAGAGGGTAGTTAAGATACTCAAGGAGATTCTCGAGATACCGTCCCCAACCGGCTACATGAAGGAGATAATGCCCTACCTTGAGGACTACCTTGAAGGCCTCGGCGTTAACACGTACTACACGAAGAAGGGTGCACTAATAGCAGGCAACCATCCTGAGCCAAAGCTGGTTGTTATAGCCCACGTTGACACTCTCGGTGCGATGGTTAAAGAAATCCTTCCCGATGGCCATTTGGCATTCTCGAGGATCGGCGGATTAGTCCTTCCAACCTTTGAGGGAGAATACTGCACGATAATAACGAGGAAGGGGGAGAAGTTCAGGGGAACCCTCCTATTAAAGAATCCAAGCGCCCACGTAAACAGAGAAGTTGGGAAGAAGGAGAGGAAGGAGGAGAACATGTACATAAGGCTCGACGCCGAAGTCGAGAAGAAGGAAGATACAGAGAAGCTCGGCATAAGGCCTGGGGACTTCATAGCCTTCGATCCAAAGTTCGAGTACGTCAATGGCTTCGTGAAGGCCCACTTCCTTGACGATAAGGCTAGTGTAGCCGTGATTCTTGATCTCATCGCGGACTTGAAGGATGAGCTCCATGACATACCCGTGGCATTCTTCTTCTCGCCCTATGAGGAGGTCGGCCACGGAGGCTCAGCTGGCTACCCCAGGACTACCGAGGAGCTACTCGTTGTAGACATGGGCGTCGTTGGTGAGGGAGTCTATGGAAAGGAAACAGCGGTTTCAATTGCCGCGAAGGACTCAACGGGCCCCTACGATTACGAGATGACGACTAAGCTGATAGAGCTCGCCGAGGAGAGAAAGATCCCCTATGTTGTAGATGTCTTTCCCTACTATGGCTCAGATGGTTCCGCTGCTTTGAGGGCCGGCTGGGACTTCAGAGTTGCTCTCATAGGTCCAGGAGTCCACGCGAGCCATGGAATGGAGAGGACTCACGTTAAGGGTCTGCTGGCGACTAAAGAACTAATTAAAGCTTACCTAGAGGTGTTGTGA